A genomic window from Populus alba chromosome 19, ASM523922v2, whole genome shotgun sequence includes:
- the LOC118056962 gene encoding uncharacterized protein: protein MPEDISTDRPLFGGAISSTFPVRFQDVSNIRQVPDHQEVFADPSRDESLVFELLDLKPDINDNESAVWFLQDLANEQDAQGFTLVDQSGVVEVPIGDSSALVTTAIGQMGISKGRQGREAQNVVRVYLANLRLKNAGTDVLVVAHEPILISPLSESASAVGPGLLPAAQSGFLPMSEVFKVAVSSFKVNDWSLFGGSGN from the exons ATGCCGGAGGATATTTCCACCGACCGCCCTCTCTTTGGCGGTGCTATTTCCAGCACCTTCCCTGTCAGATTCCAG GATGTTAGCAATATTCGACAAGTTCCAGACCATCAAGAAGTATTCGCGGACCCAAGTCGAGATGAAAGCTTGGTTTTCGAGCTACTAGATTTGAAGCCTGATATCAACGACAATGAAAGCGCCGTTTGGTTTCTTCAAGACCTCGCGAATGAGCAAGACGCTCAAGGGTTTACTCTGGTCGACCAGTCAGGGGTGGTTGAGGTTCCCATTGGGGATTCTTCAGCTCTTGTCACAACAGCGATTGGGCAGATGGGGATTTCCAAAGGACGACAAGGAAGGGAAGCTCAGAATGTTGTGCGGGTTTATTTGGCCAATCTTCGACTTAAGAATGCTGGGACTGATGTTCTCGTTGTGGCTCATGAGCCCATTTTGATTAGCCCTTTGAGTGAAAGTGCTTCCGCTGTTGGCCCCGGGTTACTTCCTGCTGCGCAGTCTGGGTTCTTGCCCATGTCTGAGGTTTTTAAGGTTGCTGTTTCTAGTTTCAAAGTCAATGACTGGTCCCTATTTGGTGGTTCTGGTAATTGA
- the LOC118056963 gene encoding peroxiredoxin-2F, mitochondrial, producing MASAILKRTSPSCLLKSMADSLGIIGGSWRSYAKVAVGTDIVSAAPGVSLQKSRTWDEGVSSKFSTTPLKDIFKGKKVVIFGLPGAYTGVCSQQHVPSYKNIIDKFKAKGIDSVICVAVNDPYTMNAWAEKLQAKDAIEFYGDFDGSLHKSLELDKDLSVALLGHRSERWSAYVEDGRVKVLNVEEAPSEFKVSGGEVILGQI from the exons ATGGCATCTGCAATCCTCAAGCGAACAAGCCCTTCTTGCCTCCTCAAGTCAATGGCTGATAGTCTCGGAATCATCGGAGGATCGTGGAGATCCTACGCTAAGGTTGCAGTCGGGACTGACATAGTCTCCGCTGCACCCGGCGTTTCCCTCCAAAAATCCCGGACCTGGGACGAAGGTGTTTCTTCAAAATTCTCAACAACTCCATTAAAAGACATTTTCAAG GGCAAAAAAGTTGTCATCTTCGGCCTCCCT GGAGCATACACAGGGGTTTGTTCACAGCAGCATGTGCCTagttacaaaaatataattgataagtTCAAGGCTAAAGGGATTGACTCTGTCATTTGTGTGGCTGTTAACGATCCATATACTATGAATGCTTGGGCAGAGAAACTTCAAGCTAAAGATGCT attgaattttatGGAGACTTTGATGGGAGCCTTCACAAGAGCTTGGAATTAGATAAAGATCTCTCTGTTGCTTTGCTAGGGCATCGCTCTGAAAG ATGGTCTGCTTATGTGGAAGATGGAAGAGTAAAGGTTCTAAATGTAGAGGAAGCTCCATCTGAGTTCAAGGTTTCCGGCGGAGAAGTCATACTGGGAcaaatctaa